One genomic region from Alteromonas pelagimontana encodes:
- a CDS encoding methyltransferase domain-containing protein: protein MRSAFHHTEPRYPTDWTELPAGEVIQQAVQEVCNSYSQRIFGYHFVKLGNLSAQIQLARCPVSHQINQTRVLGDQTGLQGKSHELPYIENSIDGFLLANELDFAQDPHQILREVDRCITHSGYVMISGFNPFSLTGIGKFLPINRGNILHDARFFTSSRIRDWLQLLGFEIVEQRQVLFSMLFFKYRKKELSAFQQWLCKYCPWCSSVYVILARKRVWPMTTVRPKWKLQPQFSPLGASMRLKAGEAIHKKEQ from the coding sequence ATGAGATCGGCCTTTCACCATACAGAGCCTCGTTACCCTACCGACTGGACTGAGCTTCCCGCCGGGGAGGTTATCCAGCAAGCTGTGCAGGAGGTGTGTAATAGTTATAGCCAGCGTATTTTTGGTTATCATTTCGTAAAACTGGGAAATCTTAGCGCACAAATTCAGCTGGCAAGATGTCCTGTTTCGCATCAGATTAATCAAACCCGGGTTCTGGGCGATCAAACGGGCCTGCAGGGAAAGTCTCACGAACTGCCTTACATCGAGAACAGTATCGATGGTTTTTTGCTCGCCAACGAACTGGATTTTGCGCAGGATCCGCATCAGATATTACGTGAAGTAGACCGTTGCATTACTCACAGCGGCTACGTGATGATAAGCGGCTTCAATCCTTTTAGTCTTACCGGAATCGGGAAGTTTTTACCGATAAATCGCGGTAACATTCTGCATGACGCCAGATTTTTTACCAGCTCGCGCATACGGGATTGGCTACAACTCCTGGGCTTTGAGATTGTTGAGCAGCGTCAGGTACTTTTTTCCATGCTATTTTTCAAATACCGTAAAAAAGAGTTATCGGCCTTTCAGCAGTGGCTTTGTAAATACTGCCCCTGGTGCAGCTCGGTGTATGTTATTTTGGCCCGCAAACGCGTGTGGCCGATGACGACAGTTCGTCCTAAATGGAAACTTCAGCCGCAGTTTAGCCCTCTAGGTGCGAGTATGCGCCTAAAAGCAGGTGAGGCAATACACAAAAAAGAGCAGTAA
- the metG gene encoding methionine--tRNA ligase, producing the protein MSEHLSSSAAPASTTKRRILVTSALPYANGSIHLGHLLEHIQTDIWARFQRLRGHECYSVCADDAHGTPVMLKAQELGITPEEMVEQTRAEHHQDLQDFYVNYDNYYVTHSPENKALCETIYHRLDEAGYISKRTINQLYDPQKQMFLPDRFVKGTCPSCSAEDQNGDSCDVCGATYSPTELKNPRSVVSGATPVLKESEHFFFDLPQFEGMLKTWIRSGALQDEMANKLQEWFEDGLQQWDISRDAPYFGFEIPGAPNKFFYVWVDAPVGYMASFKNFCDKNDVDYDSFWEKDTDTELYHFIGKDITYFHCLFWPAMLEGAGYRKPTGVNIHGFVTVNGAKMSKSRGTFIKGRTFLDHLDPEYLRYYFASKLGDNVTDIDLNFADFAQKVNSDLVGKVVNIASRCASFITKRFDGKLSDNVLEPELLAQFHGASETIANFYESRKYHQAVREIMSLADKANQFIDTNAPWVTIKDESKQQFTHDVCSLGINMFRILVTYLQPVLPVLAEKTEAFLNDTLSWEGAQATLTGHAINKFKPMMQRVEMEKIDAMVDASKENLAATSTPKISAESPLAKDPVSDTISFDDFAKVDLRIARIANAEHVEGADKLLRLELDLGGETRQVFAGIKSAYAPETLIGKHTVMVANLAPRKMRFGLSEGMVLAAGPGGKDLYILEPHEGAKPGMRVK; encoded by the coding sequence ATGTCAGAACACCTCTCGTCTTCTGCCGCACCGGCATCGACCACTAAGCGCCGTATACTGGTTACCAGTGCCCTGCCCTATGCAAACGGTTCTATTCACCTTGGCCATTTGCTGGAGCATATCCAGACCGATATCTGGGCTCGCTTTCAACGTCTAAGAGGCCACGAATGCTACAGCGTCTGTGCCGATGATGCCCACGGCACACCCGTTATGCTCAAAGCCCAGGAGCTCGGCATTACACCAGAAGAAATGGTCGAGCAAACCCGCGCCGAACATCATCAGGATCTGCAAGACTTTTATGTGAACTATGACAACTATTATGTGACTCACTCGCCAGAAAACAAGGCGCTGTGCGAAACGATTTATCATCGTCTTGATGAAGCGGGCTACATTAGCAAGCGCACCATCAATCAGCTTTACGATCCGCAAAAGCAAATGTTTTTGCCAGACCGATTTGTAAAAGGCACATGCCCTAGCTGTAGCGCTGAAGATCAAAACGGCGATAGCTGTGATGTTTGCGGCGCAACTTATAGCCCTACTGAGCTAAAGAATCCTCGCAGCGTAGTATCGGGTGCGACACCTGTCTTAAAAGAGTCTGAGCACTTTTTCTTCGATTTGCCGCAGTTTGAAGGCATGTTAAAAACCTGGATTCGTTCTGGTGCCTTGCAGGATGAAATGGCGAACAAACTGCAGGAATGGTTTGAAGACGGCCTGCAGCAATGGGATATCAGCCGCGATGCGCCTTATTTTGGTTTCGAAATTCCGGGCGCGCCCAACAAGTTCTTCTATGTGTGGGTAGATGCACCGGTTGGGTACATGGCTAGCTTCAAGAACTTTTGTGATAAGAATGATGTCGATTACGATAGCTTCTGGGAAAAAGATACTGATACAGAGCTTTATCATTTCATCGGTAAAGATATTACCTACTTCCACTGTTTGTTTTGGCCAGCAATGTTGGAAGGTGCTGGTTATCGTAAACCTACAGGTGTGAATATCCACGGTTTTGTGACCGTAAACGGGGCCAAAATGTCGAAGTCTCGCGGCACTTTCATTAAAGGCCGTACGTTTCTGGATCATCTTGACCCGGAATATCTGCGCTACTATTTTGCTTCCAAACTAGGCGATAATGTCACAGACATTGATCTTAATTTTGCTGACTTCGCTCAGAAAGTAAATTCTGATTTGGTTGGCAAAGTGGTAAACATTGCCAGTCGCTGTGCCAGCTTCATCACCAAACGCTTTGACGGTAAGTTGTCAGATAATGTACTTGAGCCTGAACTGCTTGCTCAGTTCCACGGCGCGTCAGAAACCATCGCTAACTTCTACGAAAGCCGCAAGTATCATCAAGCTGTGCGCGAAATTATGTCGCTGGCCGATAAGGCCAATCAGTTTATTGATACCAATGCGCCTTGGGTAACCATTAAGGACGAATCGAAACAGCAATTTACTCATGATGTTTGTTCACTGGGTATTAATATGTTTCGAATTCTGGTGACATATTTGCAACCGGTACTGCCGGTGTTAGCAGAGAAAACCGAAGCCTTTTTAAATGACACGCTAAGTTGGGAAGGCGCGCAAGCTACGCTTACCGGTCACGCAATTAATAAATTTAAGCCAATGATGCAAAGAGTGGAAATGGAGAAAATAGACGCAATGGTTGATGCATCCAAAGAGAATCTTGCTGCTACCAGCACACCGAAAATCTCCGCGGAAAGTCCGCTGGCGAAAGACCCTGTCAGCGACACTATCAGCTTTGATGACTTCGCTAAAGTAGACCTGCGAATTGCCCGTATTGCTAATGCGGAACATGTGGAAGGTGCAGATAAACTACTACGCCTTGAGCTGGATCTGGGCGGCGAAACTCGTCAGGTTTTCGCCGGCATTAAATCTGCTTATGCGCCTGAAACGCTCATTGGCAAACACACTGTAATGGTGGCTAATCTGGCGCCGCGCAAGATGCGTTTTGGATTGTCTGAAGGAATGGTGCTTGCGGCTGGTCCCGGCGGAAAAGATTTATACATTTTGGAACCTCATGAGGGTGCCAAACCGGGTATGCGAGTGAAATAG
- the apbC gene encoding iron-sulfur cluster carrier protein ApbC, translating into MFFSRKPDKTVEHLAGLVAKYYSLPIEETRPWCRQDNDKLVVTLPFCAATQHQRLRQHIEDSLQAKEIHAAVEVTQQIPSAQTKLPGVTNIRNIVAIASGKGGVGKSTTSINLAFALQQEGARVGVLDADIYGPSIPIMLGNTSARPASVDGKHMQPIEVGGLVANSIGYLVPEEDAAVWRGPMASRALKQLIDETHWPVLDYLIVDMPPGTGDIQLTMAQQVPLSGAVIVTTPQDLALADAQKGIAMLNKVNVPVLGLIENMSYYQCRSCGAKEYVFSHGGGTKLAERYDLPLLGAMPLDMQIREHADSGAPLVSAEPDSPLAEAYREAARALSMTMSLTLSARTDETNIKGDPIGVRFQ; encoded by the coding sequence ATGTTTTTCTCTCGCAAACCAGATAAGACAGTCGAGCATTTAGCCGGCTTAGTGGCTAAGTATTATTCATTGCCCATAGAAGAAACCCGCCCTTGGTGCCGACAGGATAACGATAAGCTGGTCGTCACCTTACCCTTTTGTGCTGCCACTCAACACCAAAGATTGCGTCAGCATATCGAAGACAGTCTGCAGGCAAAGGAAATACATGCTGCAGTTGAGGTTACCCAACAAATTCCCAGCGCGCAGACAAAACTTCCTGGAGTGACTAACATTCGCAATATTGTTGCTATTGCTTCGGGCAAAGGCGGGGTGGGTAAATCTACTACCAGTATCAATCTCGCCTTTGCGCTGCAGCAGGAGGGCGCAAGAGTCGGGGTTTTAGATGCCGATATTTACGGCCCTTCTATTCCGATTATGTTGGGTAACACCAGTGCTCGCCCAGCCAGTGTTGATGGTAAGCACATGCAACCCATAGAAGTTGGAGGCTTGGTCGCAAATTCTATTGGCTATCTTGTGCCCGAAGAAGATGCTGCCGTGTGGCGTGGGCCGATGGCCAGCCGCGCGTTAAAACAATTAATTGATGAAACTCACTGGCCGGTATTGGATTATCTGATAGTCGATATGCCACCCGGAACCGGCGATATTCAACTGACGATGGCGCAACAGGTGCCTTTGTCTGGAGCGGTTATTGTTACCACTCCTCAGGATCTGGCGTTGGCGGACGCGCAAAAAGGCATCGCCATGTTGAACAAAGTGAATGTACCTGTACTGGGGCTTATAGAAAATATGAGCTACTACCAGTGTCGCAGCTGTGGCGCCAAAGAATACGTGTTTTCCCACGGCGGTGGAACAAAATTGGCAGAGCGTTATGATTTACCGTTGCTAGGGGCTATGCCTCTTGATATGCAGATTCGGGAGCACGCCGATAGCGGGGCACCTCTGGTTTCCGCTGAGCCTGACAGCCCATTAGCTGAGGCTTATCGAGAAGCTGCAAGGGCACTATCAATGACAATGTCGCTTACTCTGAGCGCACGAACTGATGAAACTAACATAAAAGGCGATCCTATCGGGGTAAGGTTTCAGTAA
- the dcd gene encoding dCTP deaminase gives MRLCDRDIFQYLQEGKIKIDPTPDYSEISGVTVDIRLGNKFRVFEDHQAPFIDLSGPKAQVQEALNSVMSDEIELADGKAFFLHPGELALAVTYESVTLPDNIVGWLDGRSSLARLGLMVHVTAHRIDPGWSGNIVLEFFNSGKLPLALRPMMKIGALSFEVLSQSAEKPYSARLDAKYKGQHGADASRISSDGKDEK, from the coding sequence ATGCGATTGTGTGACCGAGATATTTTTCAATATCTACAGGAAGGCAAAATTAAAATCGATCCCACGCCCGATTACAGTGAAATCAGCGGCGTGACCGTGGATATTCGGCTGGGAAATAAATTTCGCGTATTTGAAGATCATCAGGCGCCGTTTATCGATTTAAGTGGACCGAAAGCGCAGGTTCAGGAAGCGTTAAACTCAGTCATGAGTGATGAAATTGAGCTGGCCGACGGCAAGGCATTCTTCCTTCATCCAGGGGAACTGGCGCTGGCTGTGACTTATGAGTCAGTAACGTTACCCGATAACATTGTCGGCTGGCTGGACGGGCGTTCCTCATTGGCGCGACTGGGATTAATGGTGCATGTGACAGCCCACCGCATCGATCCAGGCTGGTCAGGAAATATTGTGCTGGAGTTCTTTAATAGTGGCAAGTTGCCGCTGGCGCTGCGCCCAATGATGAAGATCGGGGCGTTAAGTTTTGAAGTGTTGTCGCAATCTGCTGAAAAACCCTACAGCGCCAGGTTAGACGCAAAATATAAAGGGCAACATGGCGCCGACGCCAGCAGAATTAGCTCTGACGGTAAAGACGAGAAGTAG
- a CDS encoding AAA family ATPase has product MIEQKKAPAVTEAMQNNINTSTFNIPLCSGFGQFHSTKNKLEPKAYKAITLQQIVDMLARPPSRAKEHGQWAIFSDLASRDVIEQRNTGAFYALWADIDDTGDKTFTDMFSLAYGALSVDLIAYTSRSATEAKQKSRLIVPLAHSVNGRDFEIMQKILNDKLEAAGVIPDRKTETANQICYLPNKGEFYDFMDNFFTGLLSVDSWGDEFHAEMQTLEAAEYTRKERLEQSKRKAYERMSSSGKSPIDAYKAAYSPLDLLELYGGKVRGERAVSPLSESGNAQIVIKPDGALLSHHGSDDEAGLGKRTPQGKRLIDAWDLFKFFEHGNDETAALKAAGVMFTDENGVSISKRNQRDYMEAQSATPEALEAVTVIFDNEAPPSQLKQPPKPTFDFTKFALNGSSATMKAQMLDDRYVLDGLAILGQATVFYAKPNSGKTLLTLHLICDGIKRGEVDGSDVFYINADDDLKGLVTKLEIAEQHGFYLIGPSFKDFRINDFASYIAAMIKADDCKGKVIILDTLKKFTNIMDKKMASDFGKYMRGFVSKGGTMILLAHTNKNRDLEGKVVFSGTSDIVDDVDCAYTIDVTESNELSKTVLFENIKSRGDVEQEVAYSYANDITGATGGYLALLNSVHKVSTADAEEAKQQRGIMDQLEKNALIIEAIQEALAGGEMKKTDLIEEANKLSGISKERVSKTLNAHTGKDWSKGHRWTRRKGEKHSFFFRALHCTDQTFGLYDKLSNGD; this is encoded by the coding sequence ATGATCGAACAAAAGAAAGCCCCAGCGGTTACTGAGGCTATGCAAAACAATATAAACACAAGCACGTTTAATATACCGCTTTGCTCAGGTTTTGGCCAGTTTCATAGCACCAAGAATAAGCTAGAGCCAAAGGCTTATAAAGCGATCACACTTCAACAAATAGTCGATATGCTCGCACGACCACCAAGCAGGGCTAAAGAGCATGGCCAGTGGGCTATATTCTCAGACTTAGCGAGTCGGGATGTTATTGAACAGCGCAACACCGGTGCGTTTTACGCTCTGTGGGCTGACATTGATGATACAGGCGACAAGACCTTTACGGATATGTTTAGCCTCGCTTATGGTGCATTAAGCGTTGACCTAATAGCGTACACCAGTCGAAGCGCTACTGAAGCCAAACAGAAAAGCCGTTTAATTGTTCCATTAGCCCATTCGGTAAACGGTCGCGACTTTGAGATCATGCAAAAGATACTCAATGACAAACTAGAAGCCGCTGGTGTTATACCAGACCGCAAAACCGAAACCGCAAACCAGATCTGCTACTTACCGAACAAAGGCGAGTTTTACGACTTCATGGATAACTTCTTTACCGGCCTGTTATCGGTGGATAGCTGGGGCGATGAGTTTCACGCTGAGATGCAAACGCTGGAAGCTGCAGAGTACACCCGTAAAGAGCGGCTAGAGCAAAGTAAGCGTAAGGCATACGAACGTATGTCAAGCAGCGGCAAAAGTCCTATAGATGCTTACAAAGCGGCCTATAGCCCCCTTGATTTACTGGAACTATACGGCGGCAAGGTCAGAGGCGAACGAGCAGTTTCCCCGTTATCTGAGAGTGGTAACGCCCAGATCGTCATCAAGCCAGACGGCGCTTTACTAAGCCATCACGGGAGCGATGATGAAGCTGGACTAGGCAAACGTACCCCACAAGGTAAACGCCTCATAGACGCATGGGATTTATTTAAATTCTTTGAGCATGGTAACGATGAAACAGCAGCCCTTAAAGCCGCTGGCGTTATGTTCACGGACGAAAACGGTGTAAGTATCTCCAAGCGTAACCAGCGCGACTACATGGAAGCCCAGAGCGCGACCCCAGAAGCACTAGAGGCGGTAACAGTGATATTCGACAATGAAGCTCCACCTAGCCAGTTAAAACAGCCGCCAAAGCCTACATTCGACTTTACCAAATTTGCACTCAATGGGAGTTCAGCCACTATGAAAGCGCAGATGCTCGATGATAGATATGTACTTGATGGACTGGCAATACTAGGGCAAGCCACCGTCTTTTACGCCAAGCCAAACAGTGGTAAAACCTTACTGACCTTGCACCTAATTTGTGACGGTATAAAGCGCGGCGAGGTTGACGGTTCAGACGTTTTTTATATTAATGCCGATGATGATCTCAAAGGCCTAGTGACCAAGTTGGAGATAGCTGAACAACACGGTTTTTATTTGATTGGGCCAAGCTTCAAGGATTTCCGCATAAACGACTTTGCGTCATATATCGCGGCAATGATTAAAGCGGACGACTGCAAAGGCAAGGTGATTATTCTCGACACCTTAAAGAAGTTCACAAATATCATGGACAAGAAAATGGCCAGCGATTTTGGAAAGTATATGCGCGGGTTTGTGAGTAAAGGCGGCACTATGATATTGCTGGCACACACCAACAAGAACAGAGATTTAGAGGGTAAAGTAGTGTTTTCGGGAACGAGCGACATTGTGGACGATGTAGATTGTGCCTATACGATAGATGTGACAGAGAGTAACGAGCTAAGTAAAACCGTTCTGTTTGAGAATATCAAAAGCCGAGGCGACGTTGAGCAAGAGGTGGCCTATAGCTACGCTAACGATATTACAGGGGCAACTGGCGGTTACCTCGCTTTACTCAATTCCGTTCACAAGGTAAGCACTGCAGACGCAGAGGAAGCAAAACAGCAGCGCGGGATTATGGATCAGCTTGAGAAGAACGCTCTAATCATTGAAGCCATACAGGAAGCCTTAGCCGGTGGCGAGATGAAGAAAACCGACCTAATAGAAGAAGCGAACAAGCTATCCGGAATTTCTAAAGAGCGAGTAAGTAAAACACTAAACGCTCACACAGGCAAAGACTGGAGCAAAGGCCATCGCTGGACGAGACGCAAAGGCGAGAAACACAGCTTCTTTTTCAGGGCGCTTCACTGCACAGATCAAACATTTGGTCTTTATGACAAGCTCAGTAACGGCGACTAA
- a CDS encoding helix-turn-helix domain-containing protein translates to MKKQNNIHSTSLVAQRQRLLEALRERSLTTVDCRNELNIIAPAPRIYELRHNYGHEILTERVTVADNHGRLHPRVARYHLMKNENCGG, encoded by the coding sequence ATGAAAAAGCAAAACAATATACACAGCACCAGCTTAGTAGCGCAGCGCCAGCGGCTATTAGAAGCGCTTAGAGAGCGTTCCCTTACTACGGTAGATTGTCGTAATGAGCTAAACATTATCGCGCCAGCCCCAAGAATTTATGAGCTTAGACACAACTACGGGCACGAAATACTAACCGAAAGAGTAACCGTTGCTGATAATCACGGACGCTTACATCCACGAGTAGCCCGCTATCACTTAATGAAAAACGAAAACTGCGGGGGGTAA
- a CDS encoding helix-turn-helix transcriptional regulator, translating into MNQQTDLLRPSQAAAYLNMHRVTLHRLSERDPNFPRKIKAGERLCYFRKTDLEAWLKDREV; encoded by the coding sequence ATGAACCAGCAGACAGACCTACTCAGACCTAGCCAAGCGGCAGCGTATCTGAACATGCACCGCGTTACACTTCACCGCTTGTCCGAGCGTGACCCAAACTTCCCACGAAAAATTAAAGCTGGAGAGCGGCTTTGCTATTTCCGCAAAACTGACCTTGAAGCATGGCTAAAAGATCGGGAGGTGTGA
- a CDS encoding integrase family protein: MKTSITTAQAKKFADTAAPNKELYCSNITGFHLRKNAKGVSWRLKYLDATKKRRRVTIGGYPALHPQEAAQTAIEWRSGITKGEADPMAKREALAAQKRVQEQQQQQNQYKVTGRFFTDVYEPHLISNYRSGKEVASKIKNFSFLFERDMDKINSHDINAWYSRASTAGLKRQSIIGYLGAFKAMLNFAAGTKKGDQNNSPVIQFNPLRDYSLPRPNVQEREQLKRQKEQLQAKRDIFTPEIRTGIMQGLTAYAEKIRAQRRSSRKHGKPFLPDLDLVPFPHWFLPFAHIARLTGMRPSDIRSLRWEQLSYNRFNGETVLTFTPPKTEDKGIEPIEVKFPVSGELKEILSQWQEHHGNPTSGFIFKSERTGNQIERKAYLKHWKHVKDLGKLPKDLDFYAFRHNFISTLVKQNYRPLRIAKLVGHADETMIIKHYFHTDNEDMNELASVAAQSWAKAVGGE, from the coding sequence GTGAAGACGTCAATCACTACCGCACAAGCTAAAAAGTTTGCTGATACCGCAGCGCCAAATAAAGAGCTTTATTGCTCAAACATCACAGGCTTTCATCTTAGGAAAAACGCAAAGGGTGTTAGCTGGCGTTTGAAATACTTAGACGCAACTAAGAAAAGACGCCGTGTAACTATTGGAGGCTATCCTGCCTTACATCCTCAGGAGGCCGCTCAAACCGCTATAGAATGGCGCAGTGGTATCACCAAGGGCGAAGCAGACCCAATGGCAAAGCGCGAGGCGTTAGCCGCTCAGAAACGTGTACAAGAGCAGCAACAACAGCAAAACCAGTACAAGGTAACAGGACGTTTCTTTACTGACGTTTACGAGCCACATCTGATCAGCAATTACCGAAGCGGCAAAGAAGTCGCCAGTAAGATAAAAAACTTTTCTTTCCTCTTTGAGCGTGACATGGACAAGATCAACTCACACGATATAAACGCTTGGTATAGTCGTGCTTCTACAGCTGGGCTAAAACGTCAAAGCATTATCGGTTATCTAGGAGCATTTAAGGCAATGCTCAACTTTGCAGCTGGCACAAAGAAAGGCGATCAGAACAACAGCCCCGTAATTCAGTTTAACCCTCTTAGGGACTATTCTTTACCACGCCCAAATGTTCAAGAGCGAGAACAATTAAAGCGCCAGAAAGAGCAACTGCAGGCGAAACGCGACATATTCACGCCTGAAATTAGAACCGGTATCATGCAAGGTTTAACGGCCTATGCTGAAAAGATTAGAGCGCAACGCCGTAGCAGCCGCAAACATGGTAAACCGTTTCTACCTGATTTAGACCTTGTTCCTTTCCCGCATTGGTTTTTACCGTTTGCTCATATTGCCCGCTTAACAGGTATGCGCCCTAGTGATATTAGATCGCTTCGCTGGGAGCAGCTATCCTATAACCGCTTTAACGGTGAAACTGTACTGACCTTTACCCCGCCTAAAACCGAAGACAAGGGCATAGAACCTATAGAAGTAAAGTTTCCAGTGTCAGGCGAACTAAAAGAGATACTCAGTCAGTGGCAAGAGCATCACGGAAACCCCACCAGCGGTTTTATATTTAAGTCTGAACGCACAGGTAATCAGATAGAGCGCAAAGCCTATTTAAAGCATTGGAAGCACGTTAAAGATTTGGGAAAACTACCGAAAGACTTAGACTTCTACGCTTTCCGTCACAACTTCATTTCAACACTCGTTAAACAGAACTACAGGCCGCTGAGAATAGCCAAGCTGGTGGGGCATGCTGACGAAACCATGATAATAAAGCACTACTTTCACACTGATAACGAAGATATGAACGAGCTAGCAAGTGTGGCCGCACAAAGCTGGGCTAAAGCTGTAGGGGGTGAATGA
- a CDS encoding DUF4760 domain-containing protein: MKKRTKLNYILAATIILVSLGGIFVIHQVDEKLISAIAILLSASLALTAALLNLAYSRQTAREANSLDFQKRLQDNKAYLKHIRKVGEAIARRSELDFAELAQPEHRSNEYAKSIRYVLNTWEQASNAIRHDLYDELYLYEAYKSMVIDFGFYFREFIISSQKRQVTFYENFSWLVLKWVIRRDSIKEKERKAELSRIFKKLNKLAQKNIH, translated from the coding sequence TTGAAAAAAAGAACTAAGCTAAATTACATTCTTGCGGCAACTATAATATTAGTCTCTTTGGGAGGTATATTTGTCATTCATCAGGTTGATGAAAAGCTCATATCTGCCATTGCCATTCTACTTTCAGCATCACTAGCTCTAACAGCGGCGCTTTTAAATCTAGCATACTCACGCCAGACCGCTAGAGAGGCAAACTCTTTGGATTTCCAAAAAAGGCTGCAAGATAATAAAGCATACTTAAAACACATTAGAAAGGTTGGGGAAGCCATAGCAAGAAGAAGTGAGCTTGACTTCGCCGAACTGGCGCAACCAGAACATCGAAGCAACGAATATGCAAAATCAATAAGGTATGTGCTGAATACGTGGGAACAGGCATCGAATGCAATACGACATGATTTATATGATGAGCTGTATTTGTATGAAGCTTATAAATCAATGGTGATAGATTTTGGCTTTTATTTTAGAGAGTTCATAATTTCATCACAAAAAAGGCAAGTGACATTCTATGAAAACTTTAGCTGGTTAGTTTTAAAGTGGGTAATTAGAAGAGATTCAATAAAAGAGAAGGAAAGAAAAGCTGAGTTGAGCAGGATTTTTAAAAAACTAAATAAACTAGCACAAAAAAATATCCACTGA